From a single Spirochaetaceae bacterium genomic region:
- a CDS encoding ROK family protein has protein sequence MERELYAGLDLGGTKIAAALLTGDGRVVGRARLGSRAGSGGEVVAETMVAAVDEALQRAGATRAALRGAGIGAPGPLDFDTGVIVFAPNLGMRDFPLRDYIAERLGVPVFLDNDVNMGTYGEYLAGAARGSRYVLGVFPGTGVGGGLVVNGEVFRGANGTAGEVGHIIVQHGGALCGCGQRGCLEAYASRSAIARDLVMLAAIGQAPTVRAAAGTRLKAVKSGVIARAVAAGEPAVCEVVERSARYLGIGIANCVNLFSPDLVVLGGGLVEKLGGRYVAQVERAMRTHALAAAAAGVRVVAAELGDEAAVHGAVGGLREMLAERA, from the coding sequence ATGGAACGGGAGCTGTACGCGGGGCTGGATCTCGGCGGGACCAAGATCGCGGCGGCGCTGCTGACCGGCGACGGCCGCGTGGTGGGCCGGGCGCGGCTCGGTTCGCGCGCCGGCAGCGGCGGCGAGGTGGTGGCGGAGACGATGGTCGCCGCCGTGGACGAGGCGCTGCAGCGCGCGGGTGCGACGCGGGCGGCGTTGCGCGGCGCCGGCATCGGCGCGCCCGGCCCGCTCGACTTCGACACCGGCGTGATCGTGTTCGCACCCAACCTCGGCATGCGCGATTTCCCGCTGCGCGACTACATCGCCGAGCGGCTCGGGGTGCCGGTGTTTCTCGACAACGACGTCAACATGGGCACCTACGGCGAATACCTGGCGGGCGCCGCCCGCGGCTCGCGGTACGTGCTCGGGGTATTCCCCGGCACCGGCGTGGGCGGTGGCCTGGTGGTGAACGGCGAGGTGTTTCGCGGCGCCAACGGCACGGCGGGTGAGGTGGGCCACATCATCGTGCAGCACGGCGGTGCGTTGTGCGGCTGCGGCCAGCGCGGCTGCCTGGAGGCGTACGCCAGCCGCAGCGCGATCGCCCGAGACCTGGTGATGCTGGCCGCCATCGGCCAGGCGCCGACGGTGCGCGCGGCCGCCGGCACCCGCCTGAAGGCGGTCAAGAGCGGGGTGATCGCCCGTGCGGTCGCCGCCGGGGAGCCCGCGGTGTGCGAGGTGGTCGAGCGGTCGGCGCGCTATCTCGGCATCGGGATCGCCAACTGCGTCAACCTGTTCAGCCCCGACCTGGTGGTGCTCGGCGGCGGCCTGGTTGAGAAGCTCGGCGGCCGCTACGTGGCGCAGGTGGAGCGCGCCATGCGCACGCACGCCCTGGCGGCGGCGGCCGCCGGCGTCCGCGTGGTCGCCGCCGAGCTCGGCGACGAAGCCGCGGTCCACGGCGCCGTGGGCGGCCTGCGCGAGATGCTCGCGGAGCGCGCCTGA
- a CDS encoding HD domain-containing protein, protein MAAPGRMAGGGSGHLTAVVDVGSSAFRLLIVDRHPDGTWDVVDRAVKPVPLGQDVFSSGRIGRATLTRGVQVLSAYCELLAGWNISPADTLVFGTSALREARNGDTFVDRVALRTGLAIEVIGEVEESELTYVAVRRALGADLADVLRTNALIVEVGGGHATLILVRRGRISALRTLKEGTVRMRRPLQLAGGTGIAPRDIVEEAMGPLLASVQKDLRLSRVGTFIAIGSDVSFPVTPLGGGSRPVSRLGLAAFDRFIDEVAALPVADLVRDLQISYSDAELLVPGLLIYRSFLNLTAAREILVARVSIREGALARHHDAHGSPALREMRAQVTANAISLGKRYRFDERHARHVAQLSCRLFDELRAEHGLDDRSRLMLEVSAILHDIGQVIRTSGHHKHGQYIVSNSEIFGLDGRDRAIVANVVRYHRQALPAPTHGAYMQLARADRIVVSKLAALLRVAEALDRGHQGRVASLRVHKSDDEVTLACECAGALALEELAMERKADLFREVFGLRVRLERSVGRPRPRLRAEATG, encoded by the coding sequence ATGGCTGCGCCCGGGCGCATGGCCGGCGGCGGGTCCGGGCACCTGACTGCGGTGGTGGACGTGGGCTCGAGCGCGTTCCGCCTGCTCATCGTCGACCGCCACCCGGACGGCACCTGGGACGTGGTGGACCGCGCCGTCAAGCCGGTCCCGCTCGGCCAGGACGTATTCTCCTCCGGGCGCATCGGGCGCGCCACCCTCACTCGCGGCGTGCAGGTGCTGAGCGCCTACTGCGAGCTGCTCGCCGGCTGGAACATCTCCCCCGCGGACACCCTGGTGTTCGGCACCAGCGCGCTGCGCGAGGCGCGCAACGGCGACACGTTCGTGGACCGGGTGGCGTTGCGCACCGGCCTGGCGATCGAGGTGATCGGCGAGGTGGAGGAGAGCGAACTGACCTACGTGGCCGTGCGCCGCGCGCTCGGCGCGGACCTGGCCGACGTGCTGCGCACCAACGCGCTGATCGTCGAGGTGGGCGGCGGGCACGCCACGCTGATCCTGGTGCGGCGCGGGCGCATCTCGGCACTGCGCACCCTCAAGGAGGGCACCGTGCGCATGCGCCGTCCGCTGCAGCTCGCCGGCGGCACCGGCATCGCGCCGCGCGACATCGTCGAGGAGGCGATGGGACCGTTGCTGGCATCGGTGCAGAAGGATCTGCGCCTGAGCCGCGTCGGCACCTTCATCGCCATCGGCAGCGACGTGAGCTTCCCGGTGACGCCGCTCGGCGGCGGCAGCAGGCCGGTCTCGCGTCTCGGCCTCGCCGCGTTCGACCGCTTCATCGACGAGGTCGCGGCGCTGCCGGTGGCGGACCTGGTGCGCGACCTGCAGATCTCCTACAGCGACGCGGAGCTGCTCGTGCCCGGACTGCTCATCTACCGGTCGTTCCTGAATCTGACGGCGGCGCGGGAGATCCTGGTGGCGCGGGTCAGCATCCGCGAGGGCGCACTGGCGCGCCACCACGACGCGCACGGCAGTCCCGCGCTGCGCGAGATGCGCGCCCAGGTGACGGCCAACGCCATCAGCCTCGGCAAGCGCTACCGCTTCGACGAGCGTCACGCCCGCCACGTGGCACAGCTCTCGTGCCGCCTGTTCGACGAGTTGCGCGCCGAGCACGGCCTCGACGACCGCAGCCGGCTGATGCTGGAGGTGAGCGCCATCCTGCACGACATCGGCCAGGTCATTCGCACCAGCGGGCACCACAAGCACGGTCAGTACATTGTCAGCAACTCGGAGATCTTCGGGCTCGACGGGCGCGACCGGGCGATCGTGGCCAACGTGGTGCGTTACCACCGGCAGGCGCTGCCGGCGCCGACGCACGGCGCATACATGCAGTTGGCGCGCGCCGACCGGATCGTGGTGAGCAAGCTCGCCGCCCTGCTGCGCGTGGCGGAGGCGCTCGACCGCGGTCACCAGGGCCGCGTGGCCAGCCTGCGCGTGCACAAGAGCGACGACGAGGTGACCCTTGCCTGCGAGTGCGCCGGCGCGCTCGCGCTCGAAGAACTCGCCATGGAACGCAAGGCCGACCTGTTCCGGGAGGTGTTCGGCCTGCGCGTGCGCCTGGAGCGCTCGGTCGGGCGCCCGCGCCCGCGGCTGCGGGCGGAAGCTACAGGCTGA
- a CDS encoding DUF433 domain-containing protein, with product MTQQAALLERVTVRPEIFGGKPIIRGMRIAVEHILGKLAAGDTAEAILDEYSFLEPEDIQACLIFAHRSMAGEHVYDRNPAQEAT from the coding sequence ATGACTCAACAGGCCGCACTGCTCGAACGCGTCACCGTTCGTCCCGAAATCTTCGGAGGTAAGCCGATCATTCGCGGCATGCGGATCGCCGTGGAGCATATCCTTGGAAAACTGGCGGCGGGTGATACGGCCGAGGCGATACTTGACGAGTATTCGTTTCTTGAACCGGAGGACATCCAAGCATGTCTAATCTTCGCCCATCGTTCCATGGCTGGCGAACATGTATATGATCGAAACCCTGCTCAAGAGGCTACGTGA
- a CDS encoding AAA family ATPase: protein MEERYSEFMGGDPGERKKVIDAVLKIIPKFVYYSNYGNLDSEIYLPHVVENLRRDDLGPKEEAKARTLRVLFKFVRLRAEEILELGSDFMESRHGREPTPEEIAEIAKKKRERSILLQSAGALLTRQFRDWWKQGNYVFELDADGNHFRIWVSDDRRPEKIELESRSTGLQWFLSFYLVFLVESMGEHRDAVLLLDEPGLSLHPLAQRDLSTFFDSLSKTNGIIYTAHSPFLVDADRVDRARKVYVAADGTTKATSNLRHTEADGEQPGAAYAVYSGLGLTVAESLLIGCQPVIVEGVSDQHYLTAIKALLIADRKIAPRRELVFPPAGGAKTTRIVASILTGRDEALPLVLLDGDVPGRRMAKELTSDLYRHERTKVLCTDEFAGFGESEVEDLLPVEFLAEVVDRWHRRADLLFAEVARAGAPIGTQIEEWARTQELDLPASWKVELARRAKLRALDVGMKRFKEDAVEKWQRLFHELIEQGSNQ, encoded by the coding sequence ATGGAGGAACGGTATAGCGAATTTATGGGTGGCGATCCCGGCGAGCGAAAGAAGGTTATTGATGCAGTCTTGAAGATCATTCCGAAGTTTGTTTACTACTCGAACTATGGTAACCTAGATTCCGAGATTTACCTCCCACATGTCGTTGAAAACCTGAGGAGAGATGACCTCGGCCCGAAGGAAGAGGCGAAGGCCCGGACGCTGCGAGTGCTGTTCAAGTTCGTGCGGCTGAGGGCCGAGGAGATTCTTGAACTCGGGAGTGATTTCATGGAGAGCCGGCACGGACGAGAGCCAACACCAGAAGAGATCGCAGAGATTGCTAAGAAGAAGCGGGAACGGTCTATCCTCCTCCAGTCGGCCGGTGCGTTGCTGACCAGGCAGTTCCGGGACTGGTGGAAACAGGGCAATTATGTCTTTGAACTGGATGCGGACGGCAACCATTTCCGTATTTGGGTATCGGACGACCGGCGTCCCGAGAAGATCGAGCTTGAGAGTCGCAGCACGGGCCTGCAGTGGTTCCTGAGCTTCTACCTTGTGTTTCTGGTGGAGAGCATGGGGGAGCACAGGGACGCGGTTCTGCTACTGGACGAGCCTGGACTTTCGTTACACCCTCTTGCGCAGCGGGACCTGTCGACCTTCTTCGATAGCCTGTCCAAGACGAACGGAATCATCTACACGGCGCACTCGCCATTCTTGGTTGACGCGGATCGGGTGGACCGCGCACGAAAGGTCTATGTGGCGGCCGACGGTACTACGAAAGCCACTTCTAACCTGCGGCACACGGAGGCTGACGGGGAGCAACCGGGCGCGGCGTACGCAGTATATTCAGGGCTTGGCCTGACAGTCGCAGAGAGCCTTCTGATAGGTTGCCAGCCGGTCATCGTCGAAGGTGTTTCGGACCAGCACTACCTCACGGCGATCAAGGCACTGCTGATCGCCGACAGGAAGATCGCTCCGCGTAGGGAGCTCGTCTTCCCGCCAGCTGGGGGAGCAAAGACAACTCGGATTGTCGCAAGCATCCTGACGGGTCGGGACGAAGCGCTCCCGCTGGTCCTCCTAGATGGCGACGTGCCAGGCCGACGTATGGCGAAGGAACTGACGAGTGACCTCTATCGCCATGAGAGAACCAAGGTACTGTGCACCGACGAATTCGCTGGGTTCGGAGAGTCGGAAGTGGAAGATCTGTTGCCCGTTGAGTTCTTAGCTGAGGTGGTGGACCGGTGGCACCGCAGGGCCGACTTACTCTTCGCGGAAGTCGCTCGAGCAGGAGCGCCGATCGGCACGCAGATTGAAGAATGGGCTCGGACGCAGGAACTCGATCTCCCAGCTTCGTGGAAGGTTGAACTGGCTAGACGAGCGAAGTTGCGGGCGCTGGACGTCGGGATGAAACGTTTCAAGGAGGACGCTGTGGAGAAGTGGCAACGGCTATTTCACGAGCTGATCGAACAGGGCTCCAACCAGTAA
- a CDS encoding nucleotidyltransferase family protein: protein MHLLYTHAGPVTTPAGWERVAGRGTGNWRRTAATVNAVRHPCSGRFTRGFLVVPPGLTIRDRLRVLHPNDPDSWSRSRAAAARTPRKEGHLGHLLVPAINRSGAHGRWAFAEFTDVYTIAEESASDRSADRIRERTVTRDEVLTLLRAHKTTIMSRFGVAELGLFGSYARDHANDSSDVDILVRFEGSATSTRYFGVQFFIEDLLHRPVDLVTHKALRKEIRPYVARELVNV, encoded by the coding sequence ATGCACCTACTCTATACCCATGCCGGTCCCGTGACGACGCCGGCAGGGTGGGAACGAGTAGCCGGGCGCGGCACTGGGAACTGGAGGAGAACCGCAGCGACGGTCAACGCGGTGCGCCATCCGTGCAGCGGGCGATTCACGCGCGGCTTCCTGGTGGTGCCCCCCGGCCTGACCATCCGCGACCGGCTGCGCGTGCTGCACCCCAACGACCCGGACAGCTGGTCGAGATCAAGGGCTGCCGCCGCGAGGACGCCAAGGAAAGAAGGCCACCTTGGACACCTACTGGTACCCGCCATCAACCGCTCCGGCGCCCACGGCCGCTGGGCCTTCGCAGAGTTCACCGACGTGTATACGATAGCCGAGGAGTCTGCGAGCGACCGGAGCGCGGACCGTATCAGAGAGCGTACTGTGACCAGAGACGAAGTGCTCACGCTGCTGCGTGCACACAAGACAACCATCATGAGCCGATTCGGGGTGGCCGAGTTGGGGCTCTTCGGATCCTACGCTCGTGATCATGCAAACGATTCCAGCGATGTCGACATACTGGTCAGATTCGAGGGATCCGCTACGTCGACTCGTTACTTCGGCGTTCAGTTCTTTATCGAAGACCTGCTCCATCGTCCCGTCGACCTGGTAACCCACAAGGCACTCCGAAAAGAGATCCGGCCTTACGTAGCAAGAGAGCTCGTGAATGTCTGA